A region from the Thermoplasmatales archaeon genome encodes:
- a CDS encoding ATP:cob(I)alamin adenosyltransferase, which yields MFTRRGDTGETDTPLKKRVGKASPLVEFEGTLDEAISFIGNALVLTRWDDVRQDLGAAQEDLYALGEDVSAEGNARTIKPERVDWLELRTREYKAEIGKVRLFVIPGGSVEATSMHMARTVTRRLERLAVYLSTEMKINRFVMIYLNRLSSLLFMTALLSNRRLGIEERIWDIRRES from the coding sequence ATGTTTACCAGGAGAGGAGATACAGGCGAAACCGATACCCCGCTTAAGAAGAGGGTTGGCAAGGCATCGCCGCTCGTTGAATTCGAGGGGACGCTTGACGAAGCCATTTCTTTCATCGGCAACGCACTGGTCCTGACCAGGTGGGATGATGTCAGGCAGGATCTGGGTGCTGCACAGGAAGATCTTTATGCACTGGGCGAGGACGTGTCCGCAGAGGGGAATGCACGGACTATAAAACCTGAAAGGGTAGACTGGCTTGAACTGCGAACGAGAGAATACAAGGCAGAGATTGGGAAAGTGAGGTTGTTCGTGATTCCGGGAGGATCGGTTGAGGCAACCTCAATGCACATGGCCAGAACAGTTACAAGAAGGCTTGAGAGACTGGCAGTCTACCTTTCTACCGAGATGAAGATCAACAGGTTCGTGATGATCTACCTCAACAGGCTGTCCTCACTCCTGTTCATGACTGCACTTTTATCCAATCGGCGCCTTGGAATAGAAGAGAGGATATGGGACATCAGGAGAGAGTCGTAG
- a CDS encoding putative 3-hydroxyphenylpropionic transporter MhpT — protein sequence MANSSLRRLVPPFIQIMILQLLANFTNNSYAPLSIFIKGTFNINSVELGLITSSVFLGSLLAANIGGIMVDRLGSMTALKICFFLLSLGSLVAFTAQTYFVVVIGYIVIGFGYGIVTPATNSAIINEYYPKHAVPMGVKQAGVPIGAALSAIVLPLIAIRFSLRDAFLAMMALAFVIAMIIRKSGIMPRQERARSQFNRTFFNALRNHNLVMISIVAIFLSLGQQSIFTYFVVFLKFRGYEVFFAELMLAVMLAGAVAGRVAWPILSQYVFHLNQRALLLVIVVLSGIMLILVPIEASEWYLTSIGSFFLGFTAVAWNSTYVTIISEEAPRENVGVYSGAALSIMYIGVIVGTPLYGYIIDTVTYTTMWRTAGSLLLAVSLLLLLYELKSRRDARKKSSP from the coding sequence ATGGCGAATTCCTCTTTGAGGAGGCTGGTGCCTCCGTTCATACAGATTATGATTCTGCAGCTTCTTGCAAATTTCACCAACAATTCATATGCTCCCCTGTCAATATTCATAAAAGGAACGTTCAACATAAATTCCGTTGAACTTGGCCTGATAACAAGTTCTGTCTTTCTCGGATCCCTGCTGGCTGCCAACATAGGGGGAATAATGGTAGACAGGCTTGGCTCCATGACTGCACTTAAGATTTGCTTCTTCCTGCTTTCACTGGGGTCACTTGTCGCATTTACTGCACAGACCTACTTTGTTGTGGTCATTGGATATATTGTCATCGGATTTGGCTATGGGATAGTTACTCCTGCCACCAACAGTGCAATTATAAATGAGTATTATCCAAAACACGCTGTACCCATGGGCGTCAAGCAAGCTGGCGTGCCCATCGGTGCTGCGCTATCTGCAATAGTTCTCCCATTGATTGCCATCAGATTCTCGCTGAGAGATGCTTTCCTAGCAATGATGGCACTGGCATTTGTCATAGCCATGATTATCAGGAAGTCAGGGATCATGCCGAGGCAGGAAAGAGCCAGGAGCCAGTTCAACCGGACATTCTTCAATGCGCTCAGGAACCATAACCTTGTAATGATAAGTATTGTTGCAATATTCCTGTCTCTTGGCCAGCAGTCTATATTCACCTATTTTGTCGTATTCCTCAAATTCAGGGGATATGAGGTGTTTTTTGCAGAGCTGATGCTGGCAGTCATGCTGGCCGGAGCAGTCGCAGGAAGGGTTGCATGGCCAATACTTAGCCAGTATGTTTTTCACTTGAACCAGAGGGCGTTGCTGCTGGTCATAGTTGTACTTTCCGGGATAATGCTGATCCTGGTTCCCATTGAGGCATCTGAATGGTATCTTACCTCAATTGGATCGTTTTTCCTGGGTTTCACCGCTGTTGCTTGGAACTCGACCTACGTCACGATAATATCCGAAGAGGCACCGAGGGAGAATGTTGGAGTTTACAGCGGTGCAGCCCTCAGCATAATGTACATAGGCGTGATTGTTGGCACCCCTCTGTACGGTTATATCATTGACACGGTGACCTATACAACAATGTGGAGGACTGCAGGCTCGCTGCTTCTTGCAGTTTCTCTTTTGCTTTTACTGTATGAGCTGAAATCACGCAGGGACGCCAGGAAAAAGTCAAGCCCGTAA
- a CDS encoding lipoate-protein ligase B, with translation MENLSTSNLHTDLGRISYADCLDLQMKLVSLRKAGKVGNVLLFLEHYPPVYTIGRKADPKNFNGVEVVKTDRGGDVTYHSPGQLVSYIIFNTEKDGKRDVRKFVHSVEGVIMDTLRFFGYESYVGEEPGIWIRNPDRKVASIGMAIDGNISYHGFALNLTREPIEGFTAVNPCGLDPAVMGYVPLERSAVIREIVRNFADRFGPFNELSRRELMEAATTLS, from the coding sequence ATGGAAAACCTCTCCACTTCAAACCTGCACACTGACCTGGGCAGGATTTCATATGCGGATTGCCTGGATCTGCAGATGAAACTGGTGAGCTTAAGGAAAGCTGGAAAGGTGGGGAATGTCCTCCTCTTCCTGGAGCATTACCCTCCGGTATATACAATTGGAAGAAAGGCGGATCCGAAGAACTTCAACGGAGTTGAGGTTGTGAAAACGGACAGGGGCGGTGACGTGACGTATCATTCTCCAGGCCAGCTCGTGTCATACATAATATTTAACACAGAGAAAGACGGGAAGAGGGATGTGAGGAAATTTGTGCACTCCGTGGAAGGAGTCATAATGGATACCCTCAGGTTTTTTGGATATGAGTCATATGTTGGAGAGGAACCGGGCATATGGATCAGAAACCCGGACAGGAAGGTTGCGTCAATCGGTATGGCTATAGACGGTAATATCTCCTACCATGGATTCGCACTGAATCTTACCAGGGAGCCCATAGAAGGTTTTACTGCGGTGAATCCTTGCGGGCTGGACCCTGCCGTGATGGGTTACGTTCCACTGGAACGATCCGCGGTGATCAGGGAAATTGTCAGGAATTTTGCCGATAGATTCGGTCCTTTCAATGAACTGAGCAGGCGGGAACTCATGGAAGCCGCTACGACTCTCTCCTGA
- a CDS encoding alkylhydroperoxidase AhpD family core domain protein encodes MAEQELDRNELPELKPRMIPSAELMPEVVQHIQGLYTAAFRGGVPPGTITLMHLRISQINGCSFCVASGSREALDRKETPERVYSVAAWREAPYYTNAERAALALAEAVTRIADRPDPVSDEVWNEARKYYDEKGMSALLIAIAITNVFNRFNVPLKTVAGTMPASDQ; translated from the coding sequence ATGGCCGAACAGGAACTGGATAGAAATGAATTGCCCGAATTGAAGCCGAGGATGATACCATCAGCAGAGCTTATGCCCGAGGTTGTACAACACATCCAGGGGCTATACACGGCAGCATTCAGGGGAGGCGTGCCCCCAGGCACAATAACCCTCATGCACTTGAGGATCAGCCAGATAAATGGATGCAGCTTCTGCGTTGCCAGCGGGTCCAGGGAAGCGCTGGACAGGAAAGAAACTCCTGAAAGAGTTTATTCTGTGGCAGCATGGAGAGAAGCTCCATATTACACCAACGCTGAGCGTGCTGCTCTTGCACTGGCTGAGGCAGTGACAAGAATTGCCGACAGACCAGACCCTGTTTCAGATGAAGTCTGGAATGAGGCAAGAAAATACTATGATGAAAAGGGAATGTCTGCCCTCCTGATTGCAATAGCAATCACCAACGTTTTCAACAGGTTCAACGTTCCATTGAAGACGGTAGCCGGGACGATGCCTGCATCGGATCAGTAA
- a CDS encoding L-Ala-D/L-Glu epimerase has translation MNGRLSYRILRMPLIFPFETSFGRQTERVPIIFRLEKDGITSYSECVTDVDPFYSYESNSTVMSIIKGYLGKMVASAGDHDEFTRSASLIKGHNMAKAALEMLLWDHEARKAGKSLHSMLGHGKGYAEVGVSIGMESIKSLIARVDDSVRMGYRRIKVKIKRGREIEILSAVRDAFPDIVLTADANSDYSIKDMDTLRKIDRYNLKYIEQPFDHDDLIYHGRLAKEISTPICLDESITSPEKALKALEIGACSVINIKPGRVSGLGNSMKIAEICREFKAHVWVGGMLETGIGRSYNVSLASSSLIDYPGDTSPNSRYFHRDIVANPFTMKDGRISPSSEPGAGYIVDEKAMNEYTVESGVIYEW, from the coding sequence ATGAACGGAAGGCTCTCATACAGAATACTGCGCATGCCACTGATTTTTCCATTTGAGACAAGTTTCGGAAGGCAGACTGAAAGGGTACCCATAATATTCAGGCTCGAAAAGGACGGGATAACAAGCTATTCTGAGTGCGTGACAGATGTTGACCCGTTTTACAGTTACGAATCCAATTCAACAGTTATGTCCATCATCAAGGGTTATCTGGGGAAGATGGTTGCTTCTGCCGGGGACCACGATGAATTCACCAGGAGTGCATCTCTGATCAAGGGGCACAACATGGCAAAGGCAGCCCTGGAGATGCTTCTCTGGGATCACGAAGCAAGGAAGGCCGGCAAGTCATTGCACAGCATGCTTGGGCATGGGAAGGGATACGCGGAAGTGGGAGTGTCAATCGGCATGGAAAGCATCAAATCACTGATTGCCAGGGTGGATGATTCCGTCAGGATGGGTTACCGCAGGATAAAGGTGAAGATAAAGAGAGGGAGGGAAATAGAGATCCTTTCCGCCGTTAGAGATGCCTTCCCTGATATAGTGCTTACGGCAGATGCAAACTCAGACTATTCAATCAAGGATATGGATACCCTCAGGAAAATAGACAGGTACAACCTGAAATATATTGAACAACCATTTGATCACGACGATCTTATTTATCACGGCAGGCTGGCAAAGGAGATAAGCACTCCAATCTGCCTCGATGAGTCGATCACGTCTCCGGAGAAGGCGCTGAAAGCTCTGGAAATAGGGGCATGCAGCGTTATAAACATAAAGCCGGGAAGGGTTAGCGGATTGGGGAATTCGATGAAAATTGCCGAAATCTGCAGGGAATTCAAGGCTCATGTATGGGTCGGTGGAATGCTTGAAACGGGGATCGGCAGGTCATATAACGTGAGCCTGGCCTCATCATCACTTATCGACTACCCGGGAGACACATCCCCCAATTCAAGGTACTTTCACAGGGATATCGTGGCGAACCCATTCACCATGAAGGATGGAAGAATTTCGCCATCCAGTGAACCGGGGGCAGGTTATATCGTGGACGAGAAAGCCATGAACGAATATACTGTCGAAAGTGGTGTTATTTACGAATGGTAA
- the lpdA_1 gene encoding Dihydrolipoyl dehydrogenase, giving the protein MKYDAIIIGAGPGGYAAAIRLGQKGKKVVLIEKDRIGGECLNYGCIPSKAIIELASSIDYLKRMKGVQMDLKMDMDQWQEWKWGMINRLTGGVETLCRGYSVEIVKGAGMIIDGHHVAVNDKTYEAENLIIATGSSPVKFDSFQGVLYNREMLDLKSIPETLVVIGGGYIGIELGTAMAKLGSKVTVIEMMPTILPGVDPDLVKPVERKIRELGMTVFTGTKVKSVTKGEKYSVLLENGNTISADIVMLTVGRKPNISGFGLEKLGLAMDGNFIKTDTRKRTSNPNVYAIGDVSGQPMLAHKAYYDADIASDNICGIDSEVDYLAMPYVIYSDPEIAYTGSKSKAETYFPVAANGRALSMNATIGGFRIYHDGNGNVKGAGIVAPHASEMISEISLAVESGLNAMDIGLTIHPHPTVSEGVKESAEAAYGKPLHFKPAH; this is encoded by the coding sequence ATGAAGTATGATGCAATAATTATAGGGGCTGGCCCAGGTGGCTATGCAGCAGCAATAAGGCTTGGCCAGAAGGGGAAGAAGGTTGTCCTCATCGAGAAGGACAGGATAGGGGGAGAATGCCTCAACTACGGGTGCATACCTTCAAAGGCCATAATCGAGCTCGCCAGTTCCATTGACTACCTGAAGAGAATGAAAGGGGTTCAGATGGACCTGAAAATGGATATGGACCAGTGGCAGGAATGGAAATGGGGTATGATAAACAGGCTGACCGGTGGAGTCGAAACGCTCTGCAGGGGCTATTCTGTTGAGATAGTGAAGGGAGCAGGCATGATAATCGACGGGCATCACGTTGCGGTCAACGATAAGACATACGAAGCAGAGAATCTTATCATAGCAACAGGATCGTCTCCAGTCAAATTCGATAGCTTCCAGGGCGTCCTTTACAACAGGGAGATGCTCGACCTTAAGTCCATTCCGGAAACGCTGGTTGTAATTGGCGGTGGATATATAGGCATCGAGCTCGGTACTGCCATGGCAAAACTGGGATCAAAGGTAACTGTCATTGAAATGATGCCGACAATCCTGCCGGGTGTTGACCCTGATCTTGTAAAACCCGTGGAAAGGAAAATCAGGGAACTCGGGATGACTGTATTCACAGGCACAAAGGTGAAGTCGGTCACAAAAGGAGAAAAGTACTCCGTTCTTCTGGAAAACGGGAATACGATCTCCGCAGACATTGTCATGCTGACCGTGGGAAGGAAGCCAAACATATCTGGATTTGGGCTGGAAAAACTCGGCCTGGCCATGGACGGGAACTTCATAAAGACAGACACCAGGAAGAGGACAAGCAATCCAAATGTATACGCAATAGGCGATGTATCCGGCCAGCCCATGCTGGCACACAAGGCATATTACGACGCGGACATAGCATCTGATAATATATGCGGTATTGACAGCGAAGTTGACTACCTGGCGATGCCATACGTCATATACTCGGATCCGGAAATTGCATACACAGGCTCAAAATCCAAGGCTGAAACTTATTTTCCGGTCGCCGCAAACGGCCGGGCACTCAGCATGAACGCAACAATCGGCGGGTTCAGGATATATCACGACGGGAATGGGAACGTCAAGGGTGCAGGGATCGTAGCGCCTCACGCCTCAGAAATGATCTCAGAAATTTCACTGGCGGTGGAATCCGGTCTCAACGCCATGGACATAGGACTCACAATACACCCGCATCCGACTGTATCAGAAGGCGTTAAGGAATCAGCGGAAGCGGCATATGGAAAACCTCTCCACTTCAAACCTGCACACTGA
- a CDS encoding branched-chain alpha-keto acid dehydrogenase subunit E2 — protein MYGFKLPDIGEGVTEGEIVKWHVVEGDTVKKDQDMVEIMTDKVTVKIPSPVEGRVSKIMFPEGQVVQVGTVLLQIDDGSSAPAPANEKRETPAVHNEPAVQQQAPSGAVTASPAVRRISREKGINLAQVKGTGPGGRITLEDLERPVEKPQSVPVPQTVRAQEKQVSSADELIEMRGLRRLIFDKMTKSKQTMPHFTVMEEIDVSSMIESREKLREKGISVSFTPFFVKASVVALKKHPYLNAVYNEDRKNYTIRKQYNIGIAIDTPDGLTVAVVSDADRKSLVEVSAEIADLADRARKGQLKLKEVQGSTFTVTNVGTIGGIMSTPIINYPEVAILGVHRIISSVDGSGKETRKMFISLSCDHRLIDGAEAARFITDIKGYLENPIVFLAQ, from the coding sequence ATGTATGGATTCAAGCTTCCGGACATTGGAGAAGGAGTAACAGAAGGCGAGATAGTAAAGTGGCATGTCGTTGAGGGTGACACTGTAAAGAAAGACCAGGACATGGTGGAGATAATGACCGACAAGGTCACGGTCAAGATACCATCCCCTGTCGAGGGCAGGGTCTCAAAAATCATGTTTCCCGAGGGACAGGTTGTGCAGGTCGGGACAGTCCTTCTGCAGATAGATGACGGTTCCTCAGCACCTGCACCGGCTAACGAAAAACGCGAGACACCGGCAGTGCACAACGAGCCTGCAGTACAACAACAGGCACCATCGGGGGCAGTGACTGCTTCACCGGCTGTGAGACGCATTTCCCGGGAAAAGGGGATAAATCTTGCACAGGTAAAAGGTACCGGGCCGGGGGGAAGAATCACTCTCGAAGATCTTGAAAGACCGGTCGAAAAGCCGCAATCCGTCCCTGTGCCTCAAACCGTGCGGGCACAGGAAAAACAGGTTTCTTCGGCGGATGAGCTCATTGAGATGAGGGGACTGCGCAGGCTGATATTCGACAAGATGACAAAATCAAAGCAGACCATGCCACACTTCACGGTGATGGAGGAAATAGACGTATCGTCAATGATAGAGTCAAGGGAAAAGCTGAGAGAGAAAGGCATTTCCGTGTCATTTACGCCATTTTTTGTCAAGGCATCCGTCGTGGCATTGAAGAAGCATCCGTACCTGAATGCAGTATATAATGAGGACAGGAAAAACTACACAATACGAAAGCAGTACAACATCGGTATCGCAATAGACACACCGGACGGGCTGACGGTTGCCGTCGTAAGCGATGCAGACAGGAAGAGCCTTGTTGAAGTTTCTGCAGAAATAGCCGACCTGGCTGACAGGGCGAGGAAGGGACAGTTGAAGCTGAAGGAAGTGCAGGGGTCAACATTTACTGTGACAAACGTTGGAACTATCGGAGGAATAATGTCCACTCCAATCATAAATTATCCGGAGGTGGCAATACTCGGTGTCCATCGCATTATCTCGTCGGTGGACGGAAGCGGAAAAGAAACCAGGAAGATGTTCATCTCCCTCTCCTGCGATCACAGGCTCATTGATGGCGCCGAAGCTGCCAGGTTCATAACCGATATTAAGGGGTACCTGGAGAACCCCATTGTCTTCCTGGCACAGTAA
- a CDS encoding pyruvate dehydrogenase subunit beta — protein MNMVQALNSTLDHVMSKDSSVILLGEDIGKDGGVFRVTEGLQGKYGEERVIDTPLVELGIVGMSVGMSLMGVKAIPEIQFQDFIYTAFDQIINQMAKMRYRSGGGFTLPMVLRTPYGGGIKGGLYHSQSGEAYFAHTAGLVVVTPSNPYDAKGLLLSSVESPDPVIFLEPKRLYRAAKVEVPDEDFRVRIGEAAKPMEGDDITVVTYGSMVPTVLNTMKKNSVNADVIDLRTLLPMDVNAIISSVKKTGRVVIVHEAPRTLGMGAEISALISERAIEYLYAPILRVTGPDIPFPYRLEDYYMPNETRIMKAVNRVMEFR, from the coding sequence ATGAATATGGTACAGGCTCTAAATTCTACACTGGATCACGTAATGTCAAAGGACTCAAGCGTGATTCTCCTTGGAGAAGACATCGGTAAGGATGGAGGGGTATTCAGGGTTACCGAGGGTCTGCAGGGCAAGTACGGCGAGGAAAGGGTAATAGACACTCCCCTCGTGGAACTTGGCATTGTCGGCATGTCCGTTGGCATGTCGCTGATGGGTGTAAAAGCGATTCCGGAAATTCAATTCCAGGATTTCATTTATACCGCATTTGACCAGATAATAAACCAGATGGCCAAGATGAGATACAGATCGGGCGGAGGCTTTACCCTTCCCATGGTACTCAGGACTCCATACGGAGGAGGAATAAAGGGAGGACTGTACCATTCACAGAGCGGCGAGGCATACTTTGCCCATACTGCAGGACTGGTTGTCGTAACGCCGTCCAACCCATACGATGCAAAGGGCTTGCTGCTCTCATCCGTGGAAAGCCCGGATCCCGTGATATTCCTGGAACCAAAGAGGCTATACAGGGCAGCAAAAGTAGAGGTTCCGGATGAGGACTTCAGGGTCAGGATAGGCGAGGCTGCAAAACCAATGGAAGGAGACGACATCACCGTAGTCACCTACGGGTCAATGGTTCCGACCGTTCTGAACACCATGAAAAAGAACAGCGTAAACGCCGATGTGATCGACCTGAGGACGCTCCTTCCCATGGACGTCAACGCCATAATCTCTTCGGTAAAGAAAACAGGCCGGGTGGTAATCGTGCACGAAGCACCGAGAACACTTGGGATGGGAGCTGAAATTTCTGCGCTGATTTCAGAGCGGGCAATAGAATATCTCTATGCGCCAATACTGAGGGTTACGGGTCCGGATATACCGTTCCCATACAGGCTTGAGGACTACTATATGCCAAACGAAACGCGGATCATGAAGGCTGTGAACAGGGTAATGGAATTCAGGTGA
- a CDS encoding Helix-turn-helix domain protein, translating into MDVFTALSDPTRRAVMDILSQKPLTAGEIGSHFSNLTQPGMSKHLGVLKKARLVKVTVKAQQRVYSLNREGFMELEEWISKYRVFWKANLDSLGEFLDSHGSED; encoded by the coding sequence ATGGATGTCTTTACAGCTTTATCGGACCCGACCAGACGGGCCGTAATGGATATTCTCAGCCAAAAGCCTCTCACAGCTGGAGAGATTGGGTCGCACTTTTCCAATCTGACACAACCGGGAATGTCAAAACATCTTGGGGTGCTGAAGAAAGCCAGGCTTGTCAAGGTAACTGTAAAGGCCCAGCAGCGCGTATATTCGTTGAACAGGGAAGGTTTCATGGAACTGGAAGAGTGGATATCCAAGTACAGGGTTTTCTGGAAAGCAAACCTTGACAGCCTTGGAGAATTTCTGGACAGCCATGGCAGTGAGGATTAA
- a CDS encoding hypothetical protein (Activator of Hsp90 ATPase homolog 1-like protein) produces MTSEIRPGDLGKITFVDEQASIEFQRFYAHAPEKVWAAITDNSRLVSWFITKVRIEPGFGGLVESWFGFPPHHVIGKIKVWDPPHLLEHEWNIEPSQALPDGEFSIMRWELERVDGGTILTLKHRNLTRQTVSGIRRGLDPAPAEHLILDRLEAYLSSNPASNTPARMSELMAEYHKMRHKL; encoded by the coding sequence ATGACGAGCGAAATCCGTCCAGGGGACCTGGGAAAGATTACTTTTGTTGATGAACAGGCAAGCATTGAGTTTCAGAGGTTCTACGCTCATGCGCCCGAGAAGGTCTGGGCGGCAATTACCGACAACAGCAGGCTCGTATCGTGGTTTATCACGAAGGTAAGAATAGAGCCGGGGTTTGGCGGCCTGGTTGAGTCATGGTTCGGGTTTCCTCCACACCATGTCATAGGTAAGATAAAAGTGTGGGATCCGCCACACCTGCTGGAGCATGAGTGGAACATTGAGCCAAGCCAGGCACTCCCCGATGGAGAATTCTCAATTATGAGATGGGAACTGGAAAGAGTCGATGGTGGGACTATCCTAACACTCAAACACAGGAACCTCACAAGGCAGACGGTTTCAGGGATTAGAAGAGGACTCGATCCAGCACCCGCAGAGCATCTCATTCTGGACAGGTTGGAAGCATACCTCTCCTCCAACCCTGCCAGCAATACCCCTGCAAGGATGAGTGAATTGATGGCGGAGTACCATAAAATGCGCCATAAGCTCTGA
- a CDS encoding hypothetical protein (putative conserved protein), whose product MRIEEIKDPDEIREIVPIIKSAWGFTELDSLVKDIVVAMKFHGGVVIGAYDGDRLVGMNFGFPGRRNNYDYLYSHMTGVLEDQKYSGIGYRMKMYQKEWARSHGYDMIAWTYDPLMSLNANFNIHKLGAFSRTFLTNFYGEMGDRINAGIRTDRFVAELWLELERPIVKGEAEIALDMDGVVSKRITEIAAHSGRAIVHVPENFNEVKKMDSAEAAMWREASKKVFESLFNAGFVALDFHRGENPHYTLARGDFLPEKMRKNVFK is encoded by the coding sequence ATGAGGATAGAGGAGATCAAAGATCCGGACGAGATCAGGGAGATTGTGCCTATCATAAAGTCCGCCTGGGGATTCACGGAACTTGACAGCCTGGTCAAGGATATTGTCGTAGCCATGAAGTTCCATGGCGGGGTAGTTATCGGTGCCTATGATGGCGACAGGCTTGTAGGAATGAACTTCGGCTTTCCCGGCAGAAGAAACAATTACGATTATCTCTATTCACACATGACCGGTGTCCTGGAGGATCAGAAATATTCAGGCATTGGGTACAGGATGAAAATGTACCAGAAGGAGTGGGCCAGATCACATGGCTACGATATGATAGCCTGGACATACGATCCCCTGATGTCCCTCAATGCCAACTTCAACATCCACAAACTGGGTGCGTTTTCAAGGACTTTCCTCACAAACTTCTATGGGGAGATGGGTGACAGAATAAACGCCGGAATCAGGACGGACAGGTTTGTAGCGGAACTCTGGCTGGAACTTGAAAGACCGATTGTGAAGGGAGAGGCAGAAATAGCCCTTGACATGGATGGAGTCGTAAGTAAACGCATTACTGAAATAGCCGCTCACAGTGGCAGGGCCATTGTACACGTACCGGAAAACTTCAATGAAGTAAAGAAAATGGACTCCGCTGAAGCTGCAATGTGGAGGGAAGCTTCAAAGAAAGTGTTTGAGAGCCTCTTCAACGCCGGCTTTGTTGCCCTGGACTTTCATCGCGGTGAAAATCCGCACTATACCCTTGCCAGAGGTGATTTCCTGCCGGAGAAGATGAGGAAGAACGTGTTCAAGTGA